Proteins encoded together in one Salinibacter grassmerensis window:
- the secE gene encoding preprotein translocase subunit SecE translates to MTWIREYLENVVAEMEKVNWPGRDELISSTLITIVATLIVSGFIFLSDQLIQRVLEILYRV, encoded by the coding sequence ATGACCTGGATACGTGAGTACCTGGAAAACGTCGTCGCGGAGATGGAGAAGGTAAACTGGCCCGGTCGCGACGAACTGATAAGTAGCACGCTCATCACGATCGTCGCTACACTGATCGTCTCCGGGTTTATTTTCCTGTCCGACCAGCTCATTCAACGGGTCCTGGAAATTCTCTACCGGGTATAA